A stretch of DNA from Halopiger xanaduensis SH-6:
TGCGTACCGATACGCGTACCCGTAGCCGCCGCGGTCCGGCGTGACGACGACCGCGCCTAACTCGCGTGCAATCTCCGGCGTCCGGTCCGTCGAGCTGTCGCTGACGATGATCTCGGTCGGCAGTTGCAGTTCCTCGATCGCCGCTTTCGCCCACCCGATGCACGTCTTGATCCCCTCTTCTTCGTTCAGCGTCGGCATCACGATACTTATCGCCGGCTCGAGGTCGCTCTCCCGATCGACGAGGAGATCGTCCGCCGATCGCTTCTCGCCGAGCACCGTACTCCCCGTTTCGGACGATAGATCACGGTCTACGATTGATTCATGTGTGGAAGACATATTTCTGGCTGTGATCTTACGGGACGAATATCGAACGGCCTCCTCTTAACGATATTCCATACTAGTGCGGGAAAATACATCCTGAATTTCGATTGTATATATCGGATAGTTGTTCTAATACGAACATTATTATGGAGTGAGTGAGGAATTCGTACTGGCCATGAGCCAGCAAGAAAGTCCGTCCCTTCGACATCCGGTGATCGAGGGGCTCGAAGGCAGTCAGTGTTCGTTCTGTAACGACGGGCGGCTCGCTCAGGAGCGATACAAAGGAAACACTGCCGTCGTCTGTGAGAACTGCAGTACCCCGAATGCGCAAATCTGGTAGCGAAATCCCGTTCTGTGAGCGCACAGATTCGGTCGCGTATCGCTGACCGAGACGACGGGTTCGAATATTTGATAGTCGCTGCCGGGACCGATGTCTGATACTTCTAGTCCGACCGTAGATTCACATGGGATGCATCCGTAGGCGGGTGTATGGAGGACAAACGCGTCCTAGTCACGGGTGGTGCCGGATTCATCGGTTCCAATCTGGCGAATCACCTCGCGACGGACAACGATGTTATCGTGGCCGACGACGAGTATCTCGGTACCGAACAGAACCTCGACTCCGACGTAGAGTTTCGGAACGTGAGCGTTCTCGCGGACGACCTTCCGACGGACGTCGACGTCGTCTTTCACCTCGCGGCCCTCTCCTCGTACGCAATGCACGAAGACGATCCGACGACGGGCGCCCGCGTGAACGTCGAGGGATTCGTAAATACCGTCGAACAGGCGCGCGCGGACGGCTGCGAGACGGTCGTGTACGCATCCACGTCGTCCATCTACGGGAGCCAGACCGAGCTATCCCCGGAAGATATGCCCGTCACGGTCAACACCGGGTACGAAGCGTCGAAACTCGCTCGAGAACGGTACGGCGAGTACTTCGCGAACCACTACGACATGAACGTGGCCGGAATGCGATTTTTCTCGGTCTATCAGGGCTACGGGGGCGCCGAAGCGCACAAGGGCGAGTACGCGAACGTGATCGCCCAGTTCGCCGACGACCTCGCGAACGGCCGGTCGCCCGTCATCTACGGAGACGGAACCCAAACCCGCGATTTCACGCACGTCGACGACGTCGTTCGCGGGCTGGAGTTAGCGGCCGAGCACGAACTGACGGGCATCTACAACCTCGGCACCGGCTCGTCCTGTAGTTTCAACGAACTCGTCGAACTCCTCAACGAGGAACTCGGAACCGACATCGAACCGGAGTACGTCGAGAACCCGATTCCGACGGACGTCTACGTCCACGACACGTGCGCCGACGCCGGCAAGATGCATCGGGAAACCGGCTGGGAGCCGACGATTACGCTTTCGGACGGCATCGAGCGGGTCTGTTCGCCCTATCGTTCGTCGTAGCGCCCGCGTCGTAGTCCGGTTTCGGTTCGGTCGATGCGCTTCGATTTCGGTCGCGGACTAGTCCGCTCCACCTCGCCGGGGTGCCCATTTGCGGCCGGCGAGTTTATCGCCTTTCCTAGGCGAGGGCCGGCGACGAACGATTTAATAGACGTCAGACCAGTGATCGCGTATGCCAGATCGGCACGTACTCGTTACCGGCGGCGCCGGATTTATCGGATCGCACCTGACCGATCGACTGCTCTCGGACGGTGCAACCGTGACGGTCGTCGATAACTGTTCGAACGGCCGCGAAGCGTGGGTTCCCGACGGTGCCACGTTCGTCCGGCGCGATCTCACCGATCCCGACTCGCTCGAGGACATTCTGACGGCGGACGTCGATCGGGTCTTCCATCTCGCCGCTTCGAAAGCGGTTAACAGCGATCGCCCGCGCGCGCAGTTCGACGCCAACACCCGGATGACCTACAACGTCCTCGAGGCGATGGACGCCGCCGGCGTCCCGGAGCTCGTGTACACTTCCACGTCGACGGTGTACGGGGAGGCACCGCGGCCGACGCCCGAAGACTACGGGCCGCTCGAGCCGATTAGCGTCTACGGGGCGAGTAAACTCGCCGACGAAGGGTTGTGCTCGACGTACGCCCACTCGCACGATCTGATCGTCCGGACGTTCCGCTTCGCGAACATCGTCGGATCCCGCTTGCGCGGCGCCGTTATTCCGGATTTCATCGAGAAGCTGCAGTCGGACCCGCAATCGCTTACGATCCTCGGGAACGGCCGCCAGGAGAAGTCGTACCTGCACATCGACGACTGTATCGACGCAATGTCGACCGTTCTCGAAAACGAGGAGCGCCCCTTCGCTATTTACAACCTTGGGACGCGAACGACGACGTCGGTGACCAGGATCGCGGACATCGTCGGCGAGGAAATGGGGCTCAATCCGACGTACGAGTACACCGGCGGCGACCGCGGTTGGACCGGTGACGTACCGAAGATGCGACTCTCGATCGAGAAACTCGAGTCGCTCGGCTGGGAGCCGACCTACGAGAGCGACGCCGCCGTCCGTCAGGCGACGAGGGACCTCCTCCAGGAACTCGATCTTCTCGACTAAGCCGCTGCGACGCTCGGCCGGTTCACCCGGAAGG
This window harbors:
- a CDS encoding HVO_A0556 family zinc finger protein — its product is MSQQESPSLRHPVIEGLEGSQCSFCNDGRLAQERYKGNTAVVCENCSTPNAQIW
- a CDS encoding NAD-dependent epimerase/dehydratase family protein, whose product is MEDKRVLVTGGAGFIGSNLANHLATDNDVIVADDEYLGTEQNLDSDVEFRNVSVLADDLPTDVDVVFHLAALSSYAMHEDDPTTGARVNVEGFVNTVEQARADGCETVVYASTSSIYGSQTELSPEDMPVTVNTGYEASKLARERYGEYFANHYDMNVAGMRFFSVYQGYGGAEAHKGEYANVIAQFADDLANGRSPVIYGDGTQTRDFTHVDDVVRGLELAAEHELTGIYNLGTGSSCSFNELVELLNEELGTDIEPEYVENPIPTDVYVHDTCADAGKMHRETGWEPTITLSDGIERVCSPYRSS
- a CDS encoding NAD-dependent epimerase/dehydratase family protein, whose product is MPDRHVLVTGGAGFIGSHLTDRLLSDGATVTVVDNCSNGREAWVPDGATFVRRDLTDPDSLEDILTADVDRVFHLAASKAVNSDRPRAQFDANTRMTYNVLEAMDAAGVPELVYTSTSTVYGEAPRPTPEDYGPLEPISVYGASKLADEGLCSTYAHSHDLIVRTFRFANIVGSRLRGAVIPDFIEKLQSDPQSLTILGNGRQEKSYLHIDDCIDAMSTVLENEERPFAIYNLGTRTTTSVTRIADIVGEEMGLNPTYEYTGGDRGWTGDVPKMRLSIEKLESLGWEPTYESDAAVRQATRDLLQELDLLD